The following are encoded together in the Oncorhynchus nerka isolate Pitt River linkage group LG23, Oner_Uvic_2.0, whole genome shotgun sequence genome:
- the LOC135564036 gene encoding golgin subfamily A member 6-like protein 26, with product IREQQRESRIREQQRERESRIREQQRESRIREQESRIREKQERQQRERESRIREQQREREQNKRTAEREEQQRERESRIREQQERESRIREQQRESRIREQQREREEQNKRTAERESRIREQQRERESRIREQQREREQNKRTAERERESRIREQESRIREQQREREQNKRTAERERERIREQQRESRIREQESRIREKQKEREQNKRKAEREREREREE from the exons ataagagaacagcagagagagagcagaataagagaacagcagagagagagagagagcagaataagagaacagcagagagagagcagaataagagaaca agagagcagaataagagaaaagcaggagaga cagcagagagagagagagagcagaataagagaacagcagagagagagagagcagaataagagaacagcagagagaga agaacagcagagagagagagagagcagaataagagaacagcag gagagagagagcagaataagagaacagcagagagagagcagaataagagaacagcagagagagagaga agagcagaataagagaacagcagagagagagagcagaataagagaacagcagagagagagagagagcagaataagagaacagcagagagagagagagcagaataagagaacagcagagagagagagagagagcagaataagagaaca agagagcagaataagagaacagcagagagagagagagcagaataagagaacagcagagagagagagagagagaataagagaacagcagagagagagcagaataagagaaca agagagcagaataagagaaaagcagaaagagagagagcagaataagagaaaagcagagagagagagagagagagagagagaagaataa